From a single Halobellus ruber genomic region:
- a CDS encoding universal stress protein, translated as MTVLVPFDGSDLPKAALLRAAQFDGLLNQGVIAVTVIPRGDAKYARERDWIDGTDPLATDSIVSTLRSMVADVDPDTEFR; from the coding sequence ATGACGGTACTTGTTCCGTTCGACGGGTCCGATCTCCCGAAGGCGGCGCTCCTCCGGGCAGCACAGTTCGACGGGCTGTTGAACCAGGGCGTGATCGCGGTCACGGTCATCCCGCGTGGGGACGCGAAGTACGCAAGGGAGCGAGACTGGATCGACGGGACCGACCCGCTCGCGACCGACAGTATCGTTTCGACGCTCCGGTCGATGGTCGCCGACGTCGACCCGGACACCGAGTTCCGGTAG
- a CDS encoding DUF5816 domain-containing protein — MATDRNPVETPRGETVYVDRADAERGAKGPFFVAYTTSEADHRWGFWCANCESADNAMDTMGRIECNVCGNIRKPDEWDAAHE, encoded by the coding sequence ATGGCGACCGACCGCAACCCCGTCGAGACCCCCCGCGGCGAGACCGTCTACGTCGACCGGGCCGACGCCGAGCGCGGCGCCAAGGGACCGTTTTTCGTCGCCTACACCACCTCCGAGGCGGACCACCGGTGGGGGTTCTGGTGTGCGAACTGCGAGTCCGCGGACAACGCGATGGACACGATGGGGCGGATCGAGTGCAACGTCTGCGGCAACATCCGGAAGCCCGACGAGTGGGACGCCGCCCACGAGTGA
- a CDS encoding HesB/IscA family protein, translating to MSTETVEGGNGGTVTVTQEAASEALSLIESEGLDTDEAGLRLFVQQGGCAGLSYGMRFDHEPEPDDAVVEQHGLRVFVDPASQNYVGGSTLQYEGGLQGAGFHVENPNVVSECGCGESFRT from the coding sequence ATGAGTACCGAAACGGTCGAGGGCGGCAACGGCGGTACCGTGACCGTCACGCAGGAAGCCGCCTCCGAGGCGCTTTCCCTCATCGAGTCCGAGGGGCTCGACACCGACGAGGCTGGCCTCCGGCTGTTCGTCCAGCAGGGCGGCTGTGCGGGCCTCTCCTACGGGATGCGGTTCGATCACGAGCCGGAACCCGACGACGCGGTTGTCGAACAACACGGCCTCCGCGTGTTCGTCGACCCCGCAAGCCAGAACTACGTCGGCGGGTCGACGCTCCAATATGAGGGCGGCCTGCAGGGCGCTGGGTTCCACGTCGAGAACCCGAACGTCGTCAGCGAGTGTGGATGCGGGGAGTCGTTCCGGACGTGA
- a CDS encoding universal stress protein, with the protein MYETILVPIDGSDQAQAALDHAVALAEEHSSTVNLLYVADTNRDSLTVQGGEVVDALEQEGNRIVSEAVEGLDAGVDVVDTVLTGDPVETILDYADSVDADLVVMGTHGRRGLDRYLLGSTTERVVRLSSTPVLTIRSEA; encoded by the coding sequence ATGTACGAAACCATCCTCGTTCCGATCGACGGTAGCGACCAGGCACAGGCCGCACTCGATCACGCCGTCGCCCTCGCCGAGGAGCACAGCTCGACGGTCAACCTCCTTTACGTCGCCGATACGAACCGCGACAGCCTCACCGTCCAGGGCGGCGAGGTCGTCGACGCGTTAGAACAGGAGGGCAACCGGATCGTCTCGGAGGCCGTCGAGGGGCTCGATGCCGGCGTCGACGTCGTCGATACGGTCCTGACGGGGGATCCGGTCGAGACCATCCTCGATTACGCTGATTCCGTCGACGCCGACCTCGTCGTGATGGGGACCCACGGCCGACGCGGGCTGGACCGATACCTGCTTGGTAGCACCACCGAACGGGTCGTCCGCCTCTCGTCGACCCCGGTGCTCACGATCCGCTCCGAGGCGTGA
- a CDS encoding class I SAM-dependent methyltransferase produces the protein MAGRRAAPPSFAAACEAVLAAPDGDHSTDTTLAPVRARTIPEGWAERRDRVVAARFPADVERVLEVGCSVGAFLDQLGTRYDAVGIDDRRPHLRFAAARGGAVVCGRPTAPPVRNVFDGVCTAEFAAARASAVDVCVGAYAALRPGGLAVVVAPTAASGVADSGVETFTGSRYRLERAVDVESEGAVGVDYRVTDRRTGETAVTAERRGVETTTVDGLTAALRTAGFEDVLVVGESDLPDLVVGVGVRPVDTGR, from the coding sequence ATGGCCGGTCGCCGCGCTGCGCCCCCGTCGTTCGCTGCGGCCTGCGAGGCCGTGCTCGCGGCGCCGGACGGCGACCACTCGACCGACACGACGCTGGCGCCGGTTCGCGCGCGGACGATCCCGGAGGGGTGGGCCGAGCGGCGTGACCGTGTAGTCGCCGCGCGGTTCCCGGCGGACGTCGAACGCGTCCTCGAAGTCGGCTGCAGCGTGGGAGCGTTTCTGGACCAACTCGGCACGCGGTACGACGCGGTCGGGATCGACGACAGACGCCCACACCTCCGGTTCGCCGCAGCCCGCGGCGGGGCAGTCGTCTGCGGCCGTCCGACCGCGCCACCGGTCCGGAACGTGTTCGACGGAGTGTGTACAGCGGAGTTCGCGGCCGCCCGGGCGTCGGCGGTCGACGTCTGTGTCGGGGCCTACGCCGCGCTCCGGCCCGGCGGGCTCGCGGTCGTCGTCGCGCCGACGGCCGCCTCCGGGGTGGCGGACTCCGGCGTCGAGACGTTCACCGGGTCGCGCTACCGACTCGAACGCGCCGTCGACGTCGAGAGCGAGGGGGCCGTCGGCGTGGACTACCGGGTCACCGACCGCCGGACCGGCGAGACGGCAGTAACCGCGGAGCGGCGGGGGGTCGAGACGACCACCGTCGACGGCCTGACCGCGGCGTTACGGACCGCGGGCTTCGAGGACGTGCTCGTCGTCGGCGAGAGCGACCTCCCGGATCTGGTCGTCGGGGTCGGCGTGCGGCCGGTGGATACGGGCCGCTGA
- the hisD gene encoding histidinol dehydrogenase, giving the protein MTLEVRAVAELPPDERAALFDRDAGVAGARDDAREIVERVRTEGDVAVREYCRELDGVEVGNLDVTDDAERAYDAIDAEVRDAIETAAENVREFHERQVPEDWRASFGGASGGGAADGKTAGGDGGAAESGHRELGRRFRPLERVGVYAPGGTAAYPSSVVMGVVPAKVAGVEHVALVTPPAEEMNQVTLAAAHVADADRVYSIGGAQAIGALAYGTETVTPVRKIVGPGNRWTTAAKAEVRGDVDIDFLAGPSEILVLADGSADPGLVAADLLAQAEHDPNASVVAVTDDADFAAAVVDAVEARIDGRERSETIREALDADASGVLHARSMSEAVLFAEEYAAEHLSIQADDDEALLDRITNAGSVFLGPYTPVAAGDYASGTNHVLPTSGGARRYGGLSVDTFLRSTTVQRLDREGLADLAEPITTLAEAEGLEAHAESVRARFEADHTSGSGTDGDAG; this is encoded by the coding sequence ATGACGCTGGAAGTGCGGGCCGTCGCGGAACTCCCGCCCGACGAGCGGGCGGCCCTGTTCGATCGGGACGCCGGCGTGGCGGGCGCCCGCGACGACGCCCGGGAGATCGTAGAGCGGGTTCGGACGGAGGGCGACGTCGCCGTCAGGGAGTACTGCCGCGAACTGGACGGCGTCGAGGTCGGGAACCTCGACGTGACTGACGACGCCGAGCGTGCCTACGACGCAATCGACGCCGAGGTCCGGGACGCCATCGAGACCGCCGCCGAAAACGTCCGTGAGTTCCACGAGCGACAGGTCCCCGAGGACTGGCGGGCGAGTTTCGGCGGAGCGAGCGGTGGGGGTGCGGCCGACGGAAAGACGGCAGGCGGCGACGGGGGCGCCGCGGAGTCGGGACATCGCGAACTCGGCAGGCGGTTCCGCCCGCTGGAGCGGGTCGGCGTGTACGCGCCCGGCGGGACAGCGGCCTACCCCTCGAGTGTCGTGATGGGCGTGGTCCCCGCGAAGGTGGCGGGCGTCGAACACGTCGCCTTGGTGACGCCGCCGGCCGAGGAGATGAACCAGGTCACCCTCGCGGCCGCCCACGTCGCGGACGCCGACCGGGTCTACAGCATCGGCGGCGCCCAGGCGATCGGCGCCCTGGCGTACGGCACCGAAACCGTCACCCCAGTCCGGAAGATCGTCGGCCCCGGAAACCGGTGGACGACGGCGGCGAAGGCCGAAGTCCGCGGCGACGTCGACATCGACTTCCTGGCGGGGCCCTCCGAGATCCTGGTGCTCGCCGACGGGAGCGCGGATCCCGGACTCGTCGCCGCCGACCTCCTCGCACAGGCGGAACACGACCCGAACGCCTCCGTCGTCGCCGTCACCGACGACGCGGACTTCGCGGCGGCCGTCGTCGACGCGGTCGAGGCGCGGATCGACGGCCGCGAGCGCTCCGAGACGATCCGGGAGGCGCTCGACGCCGACGCGTCCGGCGTCCTCCACGCCCGGTCGATGTCCGAGGCGGTCCTGTTCGCCGAGGAGTACGCCGCCGAGCACCTCTCCATCCAGGCCGACGACGACGAGGCGCTGCTCGACCGGATCACGAACGCCGGGAGCGTGTTCCTCGGCCCGTACACCCCGGTCGCCGCCGGCGACTACGCCTCGGGGACGAACCACGTGTTGCCCACCTCGGGCGGTGCAAGGCGGTACGGCGGGCTCTCGGTCGACACCTTCCTCAGATCGACGACCGTCCAGCGGCTCGACCGCGAGGGGCTGGCGGACCTCGCGGAGCCGATCACGACGCTCGCCGAGGCCGAGGGGCTGGAGGCACACGCCGAAAGCGTCCGGGCACGGTTCGAGGCCGACCACACCAGCGGGTCCGGGACCGACGGGGACGCCGGGTAA
- a CDS encoding FGGY-family carbohydrate kinase, protein MTTDVLLAVDAGTSTIKAVAFGVDGTERAVAKRDVETHRPKPGHVEQDPNVVWNRTAAALRDVTASLPADADPLGVSVTGQGDGLWAIDDDGNPAGNAALWSDSRAAGILEEWADEGRLDRIVEGCGSAPYPGMSLPILAWVAREEPDRFDRIDTVLSAKDWLKYKLTGERTLDHTEATVPYLDKDTERYDPGVFEVVGLPGAASKLPRLAAPTAVIGEVTDATGVPAGVPVVSGVFDVPASAIGSGAATAGATAITLGTSLTHQTFINGPQPETSGIQMSLGIDGRWTDAIGSNAGTPSLEWAAETIADVADVGDLADLAAAAPPGSNGVVYHPYLSTSGERGPFVDPDARGQFVGLTPEHGTEALVRAVYEGLSLAVRDCVEHLPGDPDEVVASGGGTRSELWCQLVADCLDCPVSVPAGSEPGALGAAVLLAVALDEYPSLSAAVDRMVTTDRRYEPRPAVADQYAALYDFFASAREGMESVWADRADVYARSITGERD, encoded by the coding sequence ATGACGACTGACGTTCTTCTGGCCGTCGACGCCGGCACGTCGACGATCAAGGCGGTCGCGTTCGGGGTCGACGGCACCGAGAGAGCGGTGGCGAAGCGGGACGTGGAGACGCACCGCCCGAAGCCGGGACACGTCGAACAGGACCCCAATGTGGTATGGAACCGGACGGCGGCGGCGCTCCGGGACGTGACCGCGTCGCTCCCGGCCGACGCCGACCCGCTCGGGGTGAGCGTCACCGGGCAGGGCGACGGGCTCTGGGCGATCGACGACGACGGCAACCCGGCAGGGAACGCGGCGCTGTGGTCGGACAGCCGCGCCGCGGGGATCCTCGAGGAGTGGGCGGACGAGGGCCGTCTGGACCGGATCGTCGAGGGCTGTGGGTCGGCGCCGTACCCCGGAATGAGCCTGCCGATCCTGGCGTGGGTGGCCCGCGAGGAGCCCGATCGCTTCGATCGGATCGACACGGTCCTCTCGGCGAAGGACTGGTTGAAGTACAAGCTGACCGGCGAGCGCACGCTCGATCACACGGAGGCGACCGTGCCCTACCTGGACAAGGACACCGAGCGTTATGACCCGGGAGTGTTCGAGGTGGTCGGCCTTCCCGGGGCGGCGTCGAAGCTCCCGCGGCTGGCGGCGCCGACGGCGGTGATCGGCGAAGTCACCGACGCGACCGGCGTCCCCGCCGGCGTCCCCGTCGTGTCCGGCGTCTTCGACGTCCCGGCGTCGGCGATCGGCAGCGGGGCCGCAACCGCCGGCGCGACCGCGATCACGCTCGGAACCTCGCTGACCCACCAGACGTTCATCAACGGCCCACAGCCCGAGACCTCGGGAATCCAGATGAGCCTGGGCATCGACGGGCGTTGGACGGACGCCATCGGGTCGAACGCGGGGACGCCGAGCCTGGAGTGGGCCGCCGAGACGATCGCCGACGTCGCCGACGTCGGGGATCTCGCGGATCTCGCCGCGGCGGCGCCGCCGGGGAGCAACGGCGTGGTCTACCACCCGTATCTGAGCACCTCCGGGGAGCGCGGCCCGTTCGTCGACCCCGACGCCCGCGGGCAGTTCGTCGGCCTCACCCCCGAACACGGGACCGAGGCGTTGGTTCGCGCCGTCTACGAGGGGCTCTCGCTTGCGGTCCGCGATTGCGTCGAGCACCTGCCGGGCGACCCCGACGAGGTGGTCGCAAGCGGCGGCGGCACCCGCTCGGAGCTGTGGTGCCAACTCGTCGCCGACTGTCTGGACTGTCCCGTCTCGGTGCCGGCCGGGTCGGAGCCGGGCGCGTTGGGCGCGGCGGTTCTCCTGGCGGTCGCGCTGGATGAGTACCCCTCGCTGTCGGCGGCGGTCGACCGGATGGTCACGACCGACCGCCGGTACGAACCGCGGCCGGCCGTCGCCGACCAGTACGCCGCGCTGTACGACTTCTTCGCGTCGGCACGCGAGGGGATGGAGTCGGTCTGGGCGGACCGCGCGGACGTCTACGCGCGGTCGATCACCGGGGAGAGGGACTGA